The following DNA comes from Capsicum annuum cultivar UCD-10X-F1 chromosome 7, UCD10Xv1.1, whole genome shotgun sequence.
GGCATTTTTGGCACAAAATCCTTGTCCATGAACTTCGAGGGGAACTGCGACCTCCTTTGTTTGCCTGATGAACAGCTTCTTACCTATCTCACCACAACAGAAGTAATATAAGTTGCAAGTCTGTGAATATGATGTTTTACTTGGATTTCCAACTCATTTACCTCTCTACTGTCATCTAGAGGGCGCTGATTGGCTTCCGTTTTCAAGCTACCATTGCCAATGTGTCTCATCGTTCGTAGAGGTGATGCTTGTCCTCGAACATTTGCACCGCTTTTTAGGAGTTCAAGTTCAGCCTCCTTCTTCTCCAGTACTTGCTTAAGGTTCGAGATCTAAATCAACCAGAAAAACACAAAGACGATCAATTACAGGTACAAgaaaatttttggtattttcaacAAGGGATTAAGAAGTTAGACCTCTTCTTTCATGTCTCGGATTTCACCAGTTTCTTTGTTAGATTTTGCTGCACCAAGATCGATGGAGGCAACCCTCTCAGCAAATTTGAGTGTGCTAACTGTTTCTCCAAATGCATCTGCCTCTGGATTTATGTGCACGAACATCAACGTCTTTGCCTGACCGCCTGTGAAGGAGTACACAGAAGGTAAAAAGGTGATATAAGCCTCATTGAACATCATAAACTAACGGTACTAAGTTTTCGGTCTTTTTAAGCAGGATCATGCATGTGTGTAACAAGCCTAGCTAGTTCGACATAAGAATACTATCATTATTGGATGTAAACGAATTTGCATTAACGAACTAAACTCACGATTGAGAAAATGAACAAGAAGTGATCACTGTCTACCTAATGAGTCTTGTAATACTTGGGTAAGCTTGCTATTTCTGTAAGGAATATGTGAGCTTTTTTGTGCAAGAGCGGAGATAACATCTCCTAATGCCGACAAAGATTTGTTTATATGTTGCGCCTCCTTCAGTCTCTCGCCAACAGCTTCAGATTTATCTACTCTCTCACTTCCAGCTAAATCTACGAGGTGAAGGCAGCCCTTTAATGTAGATCCAGATACCAACTCTTTTCCTCGAACATGAACTGTCAGAATACTGCAAAAGTAGGAAGAATTAAAGAGGAAATTCACCAATACATCATGCGACAGTTCATAATGTTCGTCTACTTATGTAACAGGTACCTGTGAGACCTGCTGCTACGCTCATTTAAAGCAGTAGCACCGACAGCACGGTTCTTTTGCCCAATTCTCATCAAATCAAGAACATCTTGAGTGCATGTAACTGGAATCAGACTAGCGTCAGGTACGTTGAGACCATTCAGTTGAGAATTATTTCGTATATCCAATGTGTGGAATGTTAAGGTTAGACTACAAAATTGAATTCACTTTTCCTGAAGTTAAAACCAAATTTGTTGACTGTGTAAGTGATGCAGTTTAGGTGAGCATGTTActatataattcatcataaatcCATGTAAAGGATATCGCCTGTTAGCCCCGTCAATGACTAAGAGATCTCGCACTTGTTCATTATATATCTCGATCATTTGGACTCCCACTTCATACTCTATCATGTCCTGTCTTTCCTTTGTAGTGCTGAATAAATCACGCAAAGCACGATAATTTACACCCCATGTCTCCTCGGTGGTCAAGTCTGGGCCGCTCTGGAAGCATGAAATATATGCAGTTGTAAGATATCAAAATGCAACATAGTGTTATCGATACTTGAAGTACATAACACAAAATTCAATCCCATAAAACAAATGATAGCACTTATATCACTTAAAATTACCATGGTGTATGTCTTTCCTGAGCCAGTCTGTCCGTAGGCAAAGATACAGACATTAAAACCATCAAGGACGGATCTAACCAATGGCTGAGTGTCCACGTATATTTGTTCTGCAAATACAAGTGAAGGATAGATTTCTCAGATATTCTGCACAGGCAATCATAATAACGAGAAGGAAATATGCTACATATTACAAATGAAAAAGGGAGAAGGTGCTAGAACGAGCCAAGAAAGGAGACATACGTTGAGTTACTTTAGTTCCAAAGACCTTGTTGAAAGTGAAAATCTTCCTAGCATCTTTACCCTGCTTACGAGGATTGACAATCATGATATCTCCATTTTCTCCGATATAATCTACTGTGGACTGCATATCAGGTTGTCCTGATAGGAAAGGCCTAACTCTACAATAAACCCTTATCGTCCCTGGTGAAGTGGAAGTAAACTTAATTTCCATGGTCATGAATATTTTAACGAAAATGTGAGAATTCAAGAAACTTACCTTTTAGGTCTTGTACTTGATTGTACAGAAAGCGATTTTCTTCCAAAACTTTGTGATAAGAAGAGGAGGCCACCTCAAGGCCCTTAATATGGTGCACTGAAGAAAATCACTCTCAGATTCAGATACAGTAAAAAGATTATAGAGTTAACAGATTAACTGAAGTTTAATTCATTTTTGTACGTAGAGGGACATTAACATAGTACTAACCGAGCCTTCTAAATTCTTCTTCCCATCCCGACTTATACTTTTGAACATCAAGCTTGGTCTCTCTGTAAAAGATCTTGAGCTCCTGAAACATAAAATTAAGAGACCAGAATTTGGCCAAAATGTTGTATTAGTGGGGTGAAAACAATTTATCCAGAATCCAATGAGCTGCCTTACTGCCTCCGAACCTAGGGAGGGGGAAAATTGTATGAGTGTAACTAGTCGTAGCCAAATTATCATACCTCTAACTCCTTTCGTTGAACATCAACTATTTCTTCATTGGCAGTGGCGAAACCATTATTATGCCAGTTGCATTGACGTTTTCCACCACAAATGCAATCATTGGAGACCAAACTAGTTCTGTGCCGCAAATAATTTGATATGGCTTCGAGAACTTCTGATCTTGATAAAGGACTGCACTCATCTGCCAATATTTTCTTCAGAAAAAGACTGAGCTGCAGATATCAAAGTAACTGTCAGCTACCGCATTTGGTGACAATGGTGATTGGCATTAATATTGGTATTACACAAGAAAATGCCACGATAAAGTTGCTTTAATTACCTGATTGCTTTGAGAAACCAGCAATCCAGAGAAGTTCTTGACTACTTTCCTCAGCACAGCATCAATTACCTGAAGATGTTCATCCTTAGTCCACAAGaagaaatacaacaacaatagcaTGCCCGGTGTAATCCCCCAGGTTGGGTCTCGGaaaggtagagtgtacgcaagCCTTACCCCCACCGTGAGTGGTAACGAGGATGAGTTTCTATTTACTTGTAGGCTAAATTTTGAGCgtctatttatgtattatgccttctGAATATGGTAGTCACCGAAGCTCTTATCGATAGAAGCCCTTGATAAAACTACAATATGGCCTTTGATATTATGTTCCACTTGCTTCATGTATCCGTTCATTTTATAATTCCTATGTTTTCCCACATATCCATTTATTTATGAGGCGTAAATGAAATGCATATATAAACGACTTGTTTGCTGATAGATTTTACAAAAGTTATAG
Coding sequences within:
- the LOC107878838 gene encoding kinesin-like protein KIN-14F, with the translated sequence MPQESKQNQINSWFISPVKNLRGLKGNLGYNGSNNEASYTEEMFNDRDLAQRKAEEAAARRYQAAEWLIQIDSGASEVLPKEPSEEEFRCALRNGLILCNVLNKVNPGAVHKVVVNSVVDMSSECAAQSAIQYFENMRNFLVAVGKMQLLTFEASDLEKGGSSNKVVDCILCLKGYYEWKQAGGIGVWKYGGTVRITSCPKGSPSSFGGSDADESVDDSESSQFDQLLEFLHLSGEVSLEESNAANILTFLFDRFGLGLLQAYLMESNGVEDLPMNSMVIDAVLRKVVKNFSGLLVSQSNQLSLFLKKILADECSPLSRSEVLEAISNYLRHRTSLVSNDCICGGKRQCNWHNNGFATANEEIVDVQRKELEELKIFYRETKLDVQKYKSGWEEEFRRLVHHIKGLEVASSSYHKVLEENRFLYNQVQDLKGTIRVYCRVRPFLSGQPDMQSTVDYIGENGDIMIVNPRKQGKDARKIFTFNKVFGTKVTQQQIYVDTQPLVRSVLDGFNVCIFAYGQTGSGKTYTMSGPDLTTEETWGVNYRALRDLFSTTKERQDMIEYEVGVQMIEIYNEQVRDLLVIDGANRRLDIRNNSQLNGLNVPDASLIPVTCTQDVLDLMRIGQKNRAVGATALNERSSRSHSILTVHVRGKELVSGSTLKGCLHLVDLAGSERVDKSEAVGERLKEAQHINKSLSALGDVISALAQKSSHIPYRNSKLTQVLQDSLGGQAKTLMFVHINPEADAFGETVSTLKFAERVASIDLGAAKSNKETGEIRDMKEEISNLKQVLEKKEAELELLKSGANVRGQASPLRTMRHIGNGSLKTEANQRPLDDSREVRSCSSGKQRRSQFPSKFMDKDFVPKMPLLSEEKSAASAMRRSPSPPVRRSISTDRGAHIRSRIKPETTLENPPVTKLPFPARAAVTITKPVTNMPAIVSSDKTRGYQSLREQTRQENISDVLYSLQKMSNRKIPEHDEEQFKQVLNVRQGAIRKSKNENKIKAKHHQLSTKIQIKSDVSVTLLSDGGHGGMIDDARRSDVSESENENGFVGSNISGTIKFGNGNLPRSFSRNSQNVEREISQTVEAFLAGKYEDRPSSGNNMLRNTEVNNSCNPEFRKPEDKPLNANRIARNSKEVNNSLAPELRRSRSTPRGKFMFLP